GCGTTTCTTCAACTCTTCTCCTTTTATTCAGCAAAATTATTTTTAATATGAAAAATGAATGCAAAGAAATCGTTGGCATTAGGCCTCAATAAGTTAATTTAAAATTAAGTATTCAATGTAAGGTTAAGTGTAGATTAAGAGACTATCTGTTTTGGCTACAAATTGGATTACGCCTATCTTTGGATCCCATATGATGGCCAGGGCCATCAGAAGCAGGAATCTAAACCTCAATTCATGGCCGGCAATACATTCGGAACTCTTTTTAAGCTCACTACTTTCGGAGAATCACATGGCGAAGCCATCGGAGGAATATTAGAAGGCTGTCCGCCTAATCTGCAACTCAACCTGGAAGCAATTCAGCAGGAAATGGACAGGAGAAAGCCGGGTCAGTCTGCCATCGTTACCCAAAGAAAGGAGGCCGATCAGGTTCGGTTCCTCTCAGGAGTTTTCGAAGGAAAAACAACAGGAACTCCAATCGGTTTTGTGATCTTCAACAGCAATCAGAAATCTGGCGACTACGACCACATTAAGGATTCCTACAGGCCATCACATGCAGACTACGTCTATGACAAGAAATACGGCATTCGCGACTACCGCGGAGGAGGCCGAAGTTCGGCAAGGGAGACAGCCTGCAGAGTAGTAGCAGGAGCAATAGCCAAACAATTTCTTAGTAATTTGAAATTTAATGCTTTCGTCTCACAAGTTGGAAGTATTACTTTAAATAAACCCTATCAGGAACTTGATCTGTCCCTAACCGAAACAAATCCCGTTCGCTGTCCTGATCCGGCAACCGCCGCTGAGATGGAAGCTCATATTCGGGAGGTACGCAAAGAAGGCGACACCATTGGAGGAGTCATTACAGGAGTGATACAAAATGTACCTATTGGTCTTGGGGAACCTGTATTTGATAAGTTGCACGCTCAGTTGGGCAAGGCAATGCTCTCTATCAATGCCGTAAAAGGTTTTGAATACGGCAGTGGTTTCGACGGTGTCAGAATGAAAGGAAGCGAACACAACGATGCTTATAAGTCGGACGGTACCACTAAAACCAATTTCAGCGGTGGCGTACAGGGCGGAATAAGCAATGGTATGGATATCTATTTCAATGTTGCTTTCAAACCCGTGGCCACCTTGATTCAGCCTTATGAGACTATTGATAAAAAGGGGGAAACGGTGCAGACCAAAGGCAAGGGAAGGCATGATCCCTGTGTGGTTCCCAGAGCGGTGCCAATAGTAGAGGCGATGGCAGCCCTGGTGCTCGCAGATTTTGAATTGCTGAATCGAACTATAAAAAGTTAGCATGCGAATTGAAGGCGATTAATCCTCAATACCGTATATTACCTTTCTAAACAATGACTATGAGAAAACTGGAATTGCACTGGCAGATCTTGATCGGGATGGTGCTGGGTATTGTCTTCGGATTTGTGATGACCTATCCCGAATGGGGTAGTAAGTTTGTTCAGGATTGGATCAATCCCTTTGGAAGTATTTTTGTAAAACTCCTTAAGCTTATTGCTATTCCATTAATACTGGCCTCTTTGGTTAAAGGGATATCCGACTTAAAAGACATCTCACAGTTCAGAAATATTGGGGTAAGAACCATAGTCATCTACATGTGTACCACAGTTGTGGCCATTACGATTGGGTTAGTGCTGGTAAATGTCCTTAAACCCGGAGATGGAATATCCGATGATACAATAGCTAAACTGACAGACACCTATGCTACCAATACCGAAGTCACCTCCAAGCTGGAGGAGGCTTTTAAGCAAAAGGAGGGAGGCCCTCTTCAATTCCTGGAAGATATGGTGCCCGACAATGCATTTAACGCCCTGAGCAACAATAGCCTGATGCTTCAGGTGATTTTCTTTACCATCTTTTTGGGTATATGTATGCTCTTGATCGGGGAGGAAAAATCAAAACCCCTAAAAGATTTCTTTGACACCCTCAATGATGTGGTATTGAAAATGGTGGATCTCATCATGCTTACAGCCCCGGTGGCGGTATTTGCTTTATTGGCAAACGTGGTGGTGACCTCGGGGGATCCTGATCTGCTGTTCGCTCTATTGAAATATTCCGGAGTTGTTGTAGTTGGACTCTTGCTAATGATCGTTTTTTACAGTGTGGTTGTTGGAACGTTTACCAAATACAATCCGCTCACCTTCCTCAGTAAGATTAGTCCGGCTCAACTTTTAGCTTTTTCCACCAGTTCAAGTGCTGCCACACTTCCTGTGACTATGGAAAGAGTAGAAGAACACATAGGGGTGAATAAAGATATTTCGAGTTTTGTACTTCCTGTAGGAGCAACCATCAATATGGACGGTACCAGCCTCTACCAGGGCGTGGCAGCTGTATTTATCTCTCAGGCCCTGGGGTTCGATCTCAGCCTTGCAGATCAACTGATGATTGTCCTCACTGCCCTCTTGGCATCCATTGGCTCTGCAGCGGTTCCGGGGGCAGGAATGGTGATGCTTGTAATTGTCCTGGAGGCGATTAAGTTCCCGGCGGACAAGCTCGCTATAGGTCTAGCCCTGATCTTTGCCGTAGATCGTCCCCTGGATATGCTAAGGACGGTTGTAAACGTTACCGGTGATGCCACTGTGTCCATGATGGTTTCCAAATCCCTTGGTCGGAAATTGGTGCCACATGTAAAGGAATGGGATGATCATCTTGAAGAAGTTCTTCCCAAAAAGAAAAAATAGGAGGTAGGGATTTATTTTTCTTCCCCTGGGGAGAAGGCAAGGAATTTATTCTTCGTTTCCGGAGTTGGGATCATACATTGTTCCTTTTTTCCGAACCACCGATATCTGTTTTTTGCTACCCAATCGTAAATCCAATCCCTAATTGCTGAGGGTAAACCGAGGAATACGGTCATCACAGGCCAAAGACCCGAAAGCGATCTTGTTATTCTAAGTGCAGCATCAGATTTAGTGTAATAAGCAAGCTGTGGTTCGATAAGGATGATAGAATCGACCTTCGAGGTATCAATCTTCCTCTCATCAGCCAACTTCTTACCCACTTCACTTTGCAGAGGCGCAAACCGAAATACGTCATTTCTATCCCGTTTTATAATGAATTGAACGGCCCCGTTGCACAAATTGCAGACCCCGTCAAAAAGGATGATTTTCTTCTCAGTCGCCATATTTACTTCTTTCCTTCTACCAGTTCCAATTGCTCAACACTCACGTTGGTGGTGAACATACCGTAATTCACCACGGCTTTGTTCTTCTCCAGACTATCAATACTTCCTACCGCTTTACCATCGAATAATCGCACCCGGTCACCAATCTTAAATACTGGCCTGGGCTTCGCCTTCTGTTTGGCTTTTTCCTTCTTTTCGTTTAGCTTTTTCTTGTTCCTGATGGTTTTTACTTCTTGTTGAACTTCCTGTTTCAGGGCCTTATTTTTAACCTCTTGTTGCTTGACCTCCTTTGCCGACTTCTTTTTCCTTTTGCTGTTTTCGGTTTCGATCAGCCGGAGTAGTTCGGAGATCAGAGGGCGTTTCTTTTTATCCCGAAAGTACTTTTCTGCCACTTTGTTTACTTTCTCCCCCAGATAAATCATCCGTTGGTTAAAATCGTATAGCTCCTGATAGTTCTCTAACTTAGATTTGACTTTTGCATTGAGCTTTTCAAGTTTCTCGGCTTGTTCCCGGGCCTTTGTCTCTTCTTCCTGAAGTTTATTGCCGGTTTTTGCCATCTTATGTCGCTCTTTTTGCATTTTGGCAATAGTGGCGTCAAACCGGATTTTACCCCGCTCCACTTTCTTTTTGGCCTTATTGATGAGACTGTAGGGGATACCATTTTTCTGAGCCACCTCAAAAGTAAACGAGCTGCCCGGCTGACCTAATTCTAGCTGAAAAGTAGGCTGCAGGGTAGTGCCATCAAAGAGCATATTGGCATTGGTGGCATAGGGCAATTCATTAGCCAGTGCCTTCAGGTTCGCGTAATGCGTAGTGATCACGCCAAAGGCTCCCCTTTCATAAAATACTTCAAGAAAAGCTTCAGCCAGGGCACCTCCGAGTTCCGGATCACTACCTGTTCCGAATTCATCGATAAGGAAGAGGGTTTCCTTATCGCATTCCTTCAGAAACTTCTTCATATTTTTCAGGCGGTAGCTATACGTACTCAGGTGATTCTCGATAGACTGATTATCCCCGATATCGGTAAGGATAGTTTTGAATAAACAAACAGAGCTACGCTCGTGAACCGGGATCAATAAACCACTTTGCAACATAAGCTGTAACAAACCAATGGTCTTTAAAGTAATACTCTTTCCTCCCGCATTGGGTCCTGAAATAACTATGATCCTGTTTTCCGGATGCAATTCGATACTTTGTGGAAAAGTGGGAAGATCGTCTCTTTTATTTGATAAGTATAAAAGTGGGTGAAAGGCATCGCGCAGAAATAATTTCTTCTCCTGATTAATTTCAGGTTTAATGGCATTGATTTCCGATGCGTATTTCGCCTTGGCGGCGGTGACATCCATATGTGCAAGAAAATCCTGATAATCCCTTAATTCGGTTTTATATGGGCGTATATCCCGGGTTAGCACATTCAGGATCTTTTGAATTTCTTCCTTTTCGTCAAATTCAAGATTGGCTAACTCCCTGCTGTACTTCGATACTGCAGCGGGCTCTACATAAACAATACTACCGGTTTTTGAGGTCCCCATAACCGTACCTTTCACTTTCTTGCGGTACATCGATTTTACGGCAAGCACCCTCCTGTTATCGACAATTGACTCCTTAATCTCATCTAAAAATTCTGAGGCCTGGTAAGTGTTTAAGGCAGATCCGAAGCTCTGATTTATCTTCCCTTTTACCTCTGACATCTCCTGCCTGATTCGCCTGAGATCCGGAGAGGCTGAATCCTTGATGTGTCCGAATTTGTCAATGACCCCATCAATCAAATCCGGAATTTCTTTCAGCAGGGAAACGGTATCGGTAAGTGCTTTTAGCAGAGGGTAGTATTCAGTGAACTTTTTAAAGAATTTTTTGTGTTCAGAAACGGTAATACATAAATGTTTGATCCTCCTGAAACCGGTGAGCTCAAGCGTAGTGTTTTCAATTTCCAATAATTCAAGCTCACCTGCAATGGTGTCGAAGCCGTGGTTAGGGATTCGGTTATTGTTAGAATAA
This DNA window, taken from Muriicola soli, encodes the following:
- a CDS encoding dicarboxylate/amino acid:cation symporter encodes the protein MRKLELHWQILIGMVLGIVFGFVMTYPEWGSKFVQDWINPFGSIFVKLLKLIAIPLILASLVKGISDLKDISQFRNIGVRTIVIYMCTTVVAITIGLVLVNVLKPGDGISDDTIAKLTDTYATNTEVTSKLEEAFKQKEGGPLQFLEDMVPDNAFNALSNNSLMLQVIFFTIFLGICMLLIGEEKSKPLKDFFDTLNDVVLKMVDLIMLTAPVAVFALLANVVVTSGDPDLLFALLKYSGVVVVGLLLMIVFYSVVVGTFTKYNPLTFLSKISPAQLLAFSTSSSAATLPVTMERVEEHIGVNKDISSFVLPVGATINMDGTSLYQGVAAVFISQALGFDLSLADQLMIVLTALLASIGSAAVPGAGMVMLVIVLEAIKFPADKLAIGLALIFAVDRPLDMLRTVVNVTGDATVSMMVSKSLGRKLVPHVKEWDDHLEEVLPKKKK
- the aroC gene encoding chorismate synthase; translation: MAGNTFGTLFKLTTFGESHGEAIGGILEGCPPNLQLNLEAIQQEMDRRKPGQSAIVTQRKEADQVRFLSGVFEGKTTGTPIGFVIFNSNQKSGDYDHIKDSYRPSHADYVYDKKYGIRDYRGGGRSSARETACRVVAGAIAKQFLSNLKFNAFVSQVGSITLNKPYQELDLSLTETNPVRCPDPATAAEMEAHIREVRKEGDTIGGVITGVIQNVPIGLGEPVFDKLHAQLGKAMLSINAVKGFEYGSGFDGVRMKGSEHNDAYKSDGTTKTNFSGGVQGGISNGMDIYFNVAFKPVATLIQPYETIDKKGETVQTKGKGRHDPCVVPRAVPIVEAMAALVLADFELLNRTIKS
- a CDS encoding endonuclease MutS2 is translated as MDTYLKKSVQDLEFATVRKQLAARCNTDMGKKKALDLKPLTDGVQIMRLLGESSEYLSSYSNNNRIPNHGFDTIAGELELLEIENTTLELTGFRRIKHLCITVSEHKKFFKKFTEYYPLLKALTDTVSLLKEIPDLIDGVIDKFGHIKDSASPDLRRIRQEMSEVKGKINQSFGSALNTYQASEFLDEIKESIVDNRRVLAVKSMYRKKVKGTVMGTSKTGSIVYVEPAAVSKYSRELANLEFDEKEEIQKILNVLTRDIRPYKTELRDYQDFLAHMDVTAAKAKYASEINAIKPEINQEKKLFLRDAFHPLLYLSNKRDDLPTFPQSIELHPENRIIVISGPNAGGKSITLKTIGLLQLMLQSGLLIPVHERSSVCLFKTILTDIGDNQSIENHLSTYSYRLKNMKKFLKECDKETLFLIDEFGTGSDPELGGALAEAFLEVFYERGAFGVITTHYANLKALANELPYATNANMLFDGTTLQPTFQLELGQPGSSFTFEVAQKNGIPYSLINKAKKKVERGKIRFDATIAKMQKERHKMAKTGNKLQEEETKAREQAEKLEKLNAKVKSKLENYQELYDFNQRMIYLGEKVNKVAEKYFRDKKKRPLISELLRLIETENSKRKKKSAKEVKQQEVKNKALKQEVQQEVKTIRNKKKLNEKKEKAKQKAKPRPVFKIGDRVRLFDGKAVGSIDSLEKNKAVVNYGMFTTNVSVEQLELVEGKK
- a CDS encoding thiol-disulfide oxidoreductase DCC family protein, which produces MATEKKIILFDGVCNLCNGAVQFIIKRDRNDVFRFAPLQSEVGKKLADERKIDTSKVDSIILIEPQLAYYTKSDAALRITRSLSGLWPVMTVFLGLPSAIRDWIYDWVAKNRYRWFGKKEQCMIPTPETKNKFLAFSPGEEK